The following coding sequences lie in one Heyndrickxia oleronia genomic window:
- a CDS encoding DUF2975 domain-containing protein, which translates to MKQVSTLFLKIAVILIGIPILVMCIFLVPEIGNIAEQLLPKFAFIKYLVFIIFYGSTIPFYFALYQAFKLLIYIDKNKAFAQISVTALKKIKYCAIIISCLHVFALPLFYLFADKDDAPGVVFIGLVVPFASMVIAIFAAVLQRLLKEAIDIKTENDLTV; encoded by the coding sequence ATGAAACAAGTGTCAACGCTCTTTTTAAAGATAGCAGTTATTCTTATAGGAATTCCTATTCTTGTTATGTGCATCTTTTTGGTTCCTGAGATTGGAAATATTGCAGAGCAATTGTTACCGAAGTTTGCTTTTATAAAATATCTCGTTTTTATTATTTTCTATGGTTCAACGATACCTTTTTATTTTGCTCTTTATCAGGCATTTAAGCTTTTAATCTATATTGACAAGAATAAGGCTTTCGCTCAAATTTCTGTAACAGCCTTAAAGAAAATCAAGTACTGTGCCATCATCATTAGTTGCTTGCATGTGTTCGCCTTACCGCTTTTCTATCTTTTTGCGGATAAAGATGACGCACCAGGTGTTGTTTTTATTGGTTTGGTAGTTCCTTTTGCTTCGATGGTTATTGCCATCTTTGCCGCTGTTCTTCAAAGGCTCTTGAAAGAGGCAATTGATATAAAAACAGAAAATGATTTAACGGTCTGA
- a CDS encoding helix-turn-helix domain-containing protein, whose protein sequence is MAIIINIDVMLAKRKMSVTELSEKVGITMANLSILKNGKAKAIRLSTLEGICKALECQPGDILEYRSDDDTKDNK, encoded by the coding sequence ATGGCGATTATAATCAATATTGATGTGATGCTGGCAAAACGTAAAATGAGCGTAACAGAACTTTCAGAGAAGGTAGGAATCACAATGGCCAACCTTTCTATATTAAAAAATGGAAAGGCAAAAGCGATTCGACTATCTACATTAGAGGGCATTTGTAAAGCTTTAGAATGCCAACCTGGGGATATTTTAGAATATCGCAGTGATGATGATACAAAGGACAATAAGTAG
- a CDS encoding DUF817 domain-containing protein: MNLIMESWRSKNFRALKQLIHFGWEQALSCLFPVVIFASLAVTKMIPLPFLPRYDWLLIICLLMQWLMVRSRLETRDELKVITLFHLIGLALELFKVHMGSWSYPEEGYSKIFGVPLYSGFMYASVASYLCQAWRRLKVELIKWPPFLVVVPLAAAIYLNFFIHHYWIDVRWWLSGLVIIVFWRSWVIYEVNGTRYRMPLALSFVLIGFFIWVAENIATFFGAWEYPNQTDAWSLVHLGKVSSWLLLVIVSFLIVATLKRVKGQSSTKVGTSQTL; the protein is encoded by the coding sequence ATGAATTTAATCATGGAATCATGGAGGAGCAAAAATTTTAGAGCTTTAAAACAGCTTATTCATTTTGGGTGGGAGCAGGCCTTATCATGTTTGTTTCCCGTTGTTATCTTTGCCTCATTGGCTGTTACAAAAATGATCCCACTTCCCTTCTTACCACGGTATGACTGGTTGCTTATCATCTGTCTGTTGATGCAATGGTTGATGGTGCGTTCTAGACTTGAAACACGAGATGAACTAAAGGTTATTACCTTATTTCATCTCATTGGTCTCGCGCTTGAATTGTTCAAGGTACATATGGGCTCTTGGTCTTATCCAGAGGAAGGGTATTCTAAAATATTTGGAGTGCCTTTGTATAGTGGATTTATGTATGCGAGTGTAGCGAGTTATCTATGCCAAGCGTGGAGAAGACTAAAGGTTGAATTGATTAAGTGGCCACCATTTTTAGTGGTTGTGCCTCTTGCTGCTGCGATTTATTTGAATTTCTTTATTCACCATTATTGGATTGATGTTCGTTGGTGGTTATCAGGACTTGTGATTATCGTCTTTTGGCGATCATGGGTCATATATGAGGTAAATGGAACTCGTTACCGTATGCCACTCGCACTTTCCTTTGTGCTTATCGGATTTTTTATTTGGGTAGCCGAAAATATTGCAACATTCTTTGGTGCTTGGGAATATCCCAACCAAACCGATGCATGGAGTCTTGTCCATCTTGGCAAAGTGAGCTCATGGCTCTTATTAGTCATTGTTAGCTTTCTAATAGTAGCGACATTAAAACGGGTGAAGGGACAATCATCTACTAAGGTAGGTACTAGTCAAACTTTATAA
- a CDS encoding serine hydrolase domain-containing protein, with the protein MKLKNINIEERMKHYKVQGLSIVLIENCQINGVENYGFLEANTDRKVNENSIFSACSISKFLTGMMILKLIEEGLLDLDEDVNERLETWKVPDNEFTKNKLVTLRNLLSHQAGIKDPEGSFFERISDIGTPSIVELLEGKTPYCKVPIEVQYEPESEFQYSDAGYCIIQQLIEDVTKKPFYQVVNEFIFKPLGMESSYLNPTMLEIVKKKFSCGHNKNGEMVDGKYPIYPYPTASGLWTTSLDLAALVLELMNALKGKSKIGILKSLAKEMITSQRGRSWAGLGVFLEGSEKELEITSMGWGVGFQCMMVAYPYLEKAAVIMTNTELGVHQLEGIIGEIYKSLLP; encoded by the coding sequence ATGAAGTTAAAGAATATTAATATTGAAGAAAGAATGAAACATTATAAGGTGCAAGGTTTAAGTATTGTGTTAATTGAAAACTGTCAAATTAACGGAGTAGAAAATTATGGTTTTCTTGAGGCAAATACCGATAGGAAGGTAAATGAGAATTCTATTTTTAGTGCTTGTTCGATTAGTAAATTTTTAACCGGAATGATGATATTAAAGCTAATTGAGGAAGGCCTTCTTGATTTAGATGAAGATGTAAATGAAAGACTTGAAACGTGGAAAGTGCCCGATAATGAATTTACAAAAAATAAACTTGTTACATTAAGAAACCTGCTTAGTCATCAAGCTGGAATCAAGGACCCTGAAGGTAGTTTTTTTGAACGAATTTCAGATATAGGCACTCCTTCAATAGTTGAATTGCTAGAGGGAAAAACACCATATTGTAAGGTTCCAATTGAAGTACAGTACGAGCCAGAGAGTGAATTCCAGTACTCTGATGCAGGCTATTGTATTATTCAGCAACTAATAGAAGATGTAACGAAAAAACCGTTTTATCAAGTGGTTAATGAGTTCATATTTAAGCCATTGGGTATGGAAAGTAGCTATTTAAATCCAACGATGTTAGAGATAGTAAAAAAGAAATTTTCTTGTGGTCATAATAAAAATGGTGAAATGGTAGATGGAAAATATCCTATTTACCCTTATCCAACAGCTTCAGGATTATGGACGACTTCATTAGATTTAGCTGCATTAGTCCTTGAGCTAATGAATGCTTTAAAAGGAAAAAGTAAAATTGGAATTTTAAAAAGTTTAGCTAAAGAAATGATAACTTCTCAAAGAGGAAGAAGCTGGGCTGGATTAGGTGTATTTCTAGAGGGTTCCGAAAAAGAATTAGAAATTACATCTATGGGTTGGGGAGTAGGTTTTCAGTGTATGATGGTGGCATATCCATACTTAGAAAAAGCTGCCGTTATTATGACGAATACAGAATTAGGCGTTCATCAATTGGAAGGGATTATTGGGGAGATATATAAATCTCTTCTACCATAA
- a CDS encoding YhgE/Pip domain-containing protein — MKFTQFLKTRGAIAAIFMGIFYAVAMLGIFLPGYAAIPGNVDKLPIAIVNDDTGEYGAKIADQLEKNLPFKNIETDVANKQALKDLEKNELALVVHIPKTFSEDMQKGETSSSIDFTINEAGATTISSTMKSVVTEINNQLSTQFSQQTAQGVLMNFNVPKEQASELAKKIETAYVGNVVSINEVPNGMNNNMLPMFLTMAGYTGAMIGAMQLVGAFKENRRKASKTRLFIYVQLTALLIAVVASLAATGIAYIINDPSASKFLSIVGQQILNYMVCFNFTAILIFLVGEGGMILNLPILLIQTLANGATMSREMMYKPYEWMSHISPMYYSVQAYFAKLYGSISPSHFIWPLIAVGGVAILINIAIVAFIHKPVPVENSVSEDKMESVKNETEVTA, encoded by the coding sequence ATGAAATTTACTCAGTTTTTAAAAACAAGAGGTGCGATTGCTGCCATATTTATGGGGATTTTCTATGCCGTTGCAATGCTGGGCATCTTTTTACCTGGATATGCAGCAATTCCCGGAAATGTTGATAAATTACCGATTGCTATTGTCAATGATGATACAGGTGAATATGGGGCAAAGATTGCTGACCAGCTAGAAAAGAATTTACCGTTTAAGAATATTGAGACGGATGTAGCGAATAAACAGGCATTAAAGGATTTAGAAAAAAATGAGTTAGCACTAGTTGTACACATTCCAAAAACATTCTCAGAGGATATGCAAAAAGGAGAAACATCATCAAGTATTGACTTTACAATTAACGAAGCTGGTGCAACAACGATTTCCAGTACGATGAAATCAGTCGTCACGGAAATTAATAACCAGTTAAGTACTCAGTTTTCTCAACAAACAGCTCAAGGGGTATTAATGAATTTTAATGTACCAAAAGAGCAAGCAAGCGAATTAGCAAAAAAGATTGAAACAGCTTATGTCGGTAATGTAGTTTCAATTAATGAAGTGCCAAATGGTATGAATAATAATATGCTACCAATGTTTTTAACAATGGCTGGATATACAGGTGCAATGATTGGAGCAATGCAGCTAGTAGGAGCATTTAAAGAGAACCGTAGAAAGGCAAGTAAAACACGATTATTCATTTATGTCCAATTGACAGCATTACTCATTGCAGTTGTTGCATCACTTGCCGCTACGGGAATAGCCTATATAATTAATGATCCAAGTGCTAGCAAGTTCTTAAGTATAGTAGGACAACAAATATTAAATTATATGGTATGCTTCAACTTCACCGCCATTTTAATTTTCTTAGTTGGTGAAGGTGGTATGATTTTAAATTTACCAATTTTATTGATTCAAACACTTGCAAATGGTGCAACGATGTCACGTGAAATGATGTATAAACCTTATGAATGGATGAGCCACATCTCACCAATGTATTATTCAGTACAGGCTTACTTTGCTAAACTATATGGAAGCATTAGTCCGAGTCATTTTATTTGGCCATTGATTGCTGTTGGCGGGGTTGCCATTCTAATTAATATCGCGATAGTTGCTTTTATCCATAAACCAGTACCAGTAGAGAACTCGGTATCAGAGGATAAAATGGAAAGTGTAAAGAATGAAACTGAAGTTACCGCTTAG